A stretch of DNA from Gammaproteobacteria bacterium:
AACTTCCGTGTCGTCGCGCACCTGACCGGCGTGCCGCAGATCCGTGAAACCATAGATTCCCAGCGCGCACTGATGGTGCTGCATATCGGTCCGCGGTTCGGTCGGGATCTCTACGCCGGTAAGCCGGCACCCACGCAGCTGATCATTGACGGGCGGAACTCGAATACCGCGATGATCGTCCTCAACTACGCCCGCGACATCGTCGATCAGTACAACCAGAAATGGAACGAACGGCACGGCTTGCGGGCACCACCGGCGCAACTGGTGATGCGCGCCTGGTTCAATCCCAACCTGGAAAGCCGCTGGTTCATCGTGCCGGGAATCGTGGGCCTGCTCACCCTGGTGGTGACCATGGTGGTGACCTCGCTGTCGGTGGCCCGCGAACGCGAGCAGGGCACCTTCGACCAGTTGTTGGTCACCCCGCTGCGGCCCGTGGAAATCCTGATCGGCAAGGCGCTACCGGGGCTGCTCATCGGCCTGGTCGAGGCCACGTTGATCACCCTGATCGCCGTGTTTGGGTTTCACGTTCCTCTGATCGGCAGTCTGGTCACGCTATATGTCGGGTTGGCGTTGTTCATACTGGCCGCCATCGGGGTCGGGCTGATGATTTCCTCTATCGCGGTAACCATGCAGCAGGGGCTGCTGGGTGCGTTTTTGTTCATGGTACCGGCGGTCATCCTGTCGGGCTTCGCCACGCCGATCGAGAACATGCCGGTATTGGTGCAGGACATCACCTACGCCAATCCGTTGCGCTATTTCCTGGTCATTCTACGCGGCGTGTTCCTGGAGGGGACGCCGTTTCATCTGCTCATCGGCCAGTTCTGGCCGATGGCCGTCAT
This window harbors:
- a CDS encoding ABC transporter permease, whose product is MWKRILALAFKELLTLLKDNKSRVVVTFPPLVQVLVFGYAATLDVTHVPIAVYNEDGGAASRQLVADFTGSKNFRVVAHLTGVPQIRETIDSQRALMVLHIGPRFGRDLYAGKPAPTQLIIDGRNSNTAMIVLNYARDIVDQYNQKWNERHGLRAPPAQLVMRAWFNPNLESRWFIVPGIVGLLTLVVTMVVTSLSVAREREQGTFDQLLVTPLRPVEILIGKALPGLLIGLVEATLITLIAVFGFHVPLIGSLVTLYVGLALFILAAIGVGLMISSIAVTMQQGLLGAFLFMVPAVILSGFATPIENMPVLVQDITYANPLRYFLVILRGVFLEGTPFHLLIGQFWPMAV